The following is a genomic window from Gemmatimonadota bacterium.
GTCGGCACCGCTGGCAAGGACATCGAGCGGCTGGAGGCGGCCGGGCTGCGCGAGGTGCCCGTTTGCGTCGCCAAGACGCAGTACTCCTTCACCGACGACCCCAAGAGGCTGGGCCGCCCAAAGGGCTTTCGCATCGGGGTCCGCGAAGTCACGCCGTCCGCCGGCGCCGGCTTCGTCGTAGCCAAGACCGGCGCCATCATGACCATGCCGGGGCTATCCGCGAAGCCGGCCGCGCTCAACATGCGCGTCATGCCGGACGGCAGCGTGGAGGGGCTCTTCTAGGGCCGCCTCACCGAGGCAAGGGTCGGCGCCTTGCCCTTCCGCCCCGGCCAGATCAGGACTGCCGCCGGGAGGGCGAAGGCCAGGGCGAGCGGGTTGCCCAGGGCGCCGCGTACCAGCTCCGGATGGAAGATTCCCCACGAGAAGGCCCCGTTCAACCCCACGGCGCCCAGGGTCCCGAGTGCGCCGAGCCAGAAGCGCTCCAGTGACGTGTAGTCGTTCATTTCTCAGCCTCCTTCACTTGGCTGGGCGACACCCGCACATCCACGTTCGCTCCCTGGGTGATCGTGCTGAACACGGGAGAGAACAGGGCCAGGCGCTTCAGCATGTCCATGTTCTCGGCGTCCGACTTCACCTTGAAGTTGACGCGGATATCCGTGTAGCCCCTCGGTACGTCGTTGGAGAGACCCAGGTAGCCGGTGAGGTCGATGTCGCCTTCCACCTCCGACTCGAGCTCGTAGATGTTGATTCCCCGCACCGCGGCGTGGGCGACCAGGCTCGTCGTGAGGCAGGCCACGAGGGCGTTGAGGAGGTGCTCGACCGGGTTGGGCGCGGAGTCACCGCCTGCCAGCAGCGCCGGCTCGTCCGCCTGGAGCTGGAACGCGCTCGCGTGGGGGATGTCCTGGCCCGCAGCGTAGAACTCAGTGATGGTCGTACGATTGAGGTTTCCGCCGATCCACGTGTTGCGCGCGCGGAACTTGGACCGCGCAAGGCTCGGGTCCGCCTCGATGGCGCCGAGCGTCTCGCGCAGCGCTTCCATCTCGATGCCGTTGACCGCTCCGGAGACCGTCGCGGGCTCGCGAGCGTCTGTGATCGCTTGTGACATGGTTTCCTCTCCTCGATAACGCGTTGGCCGTCGGCGGCCTCGCGCACTGCCTTGACGAGGTCGCTCCCTGTCGATATCTAACAGAGGTGTTAGTTATCGTCGTTCGTATCTAACAAGTCTGTTGGAAACACGCAAGCCTTGTGTCGAGGACGCACCATGCCGCGACCGAAGTCCTTCGATCCGGATGAGAAGCTCAGCGAGGCCATGGTCCTCTTCTGGGACCGCGGCTTCGTCGCGACGTCGATCCCGTTCCTGGAAGAGGAGCTGGGGATCAATCGCTTCAGCATCTACAGCACGTTCGGCAACAAGCGGGCGCTGTTCATCCAGGCGCTGGAGCGATACAAGCAAGGCCTCGTAGACAGGTTGATCGTGCCGCTCGAGCAAGGCGTGCAGGGAGCTTCCGACTTGCGGAGGTTCTTCGAGGAGTTTCGCACGCAGTTCACGGAGAGCCCGATTCCAGGGTGCCTGCTCAGCAACACCGCCACTGAGTTCGGAGACCGGGATCCGGAGATCGCACGGTTAGTGGAAGACTACTTCGGACGACTGGAAAAGGCGTTGTTCGCCGGCCTGTCGCGGGCATGGAAACTCGGCGAGCTCCGCGCCGACGAG
Proteins encoded in this region:
- a CDS encoding OsmC family protein, yielding MSQAITDAREPATVSGAVNGIEMEALRETLGAIEADPSLARSKFRARNTWIGGNLNRTTITEFYAAGQDIPHASAFQLQADEPALLAGGDSAPNPVEHLLNALVACLTTSLVAHAAVRGINIYELESEVEGDIDLTGYLGLSNDVPRGYTDIRVNFKVKSDAENMDMLKRLALFSPVFSTITQGANVDVRVSPSQVKEAEK
- a CDS encoding TetR/AcrR family transcriptional regulator, whose product is MPRPKSFDPDEKLSEAMVLFWDRGFVATSIPFLEEELGINRFSIYSTFGNKRALFIQALERYKQGLVDRLIVPLEQGVQGASDLRRFFEEFRTQFTESPIPGCLLSNTATEFGDRDPEIARLVEDYFGRLEKALFAGLSRAWKLGELRADEADIRTLARVARTSIQGLLVQLRLSGGGSQAGPTLAAVEEVLRLT